Proteins from a single region of Platichthys flesus chromosome 16, fPlaFle2.1, whole genome shotgun sequence:
- the hsd17b14 gene encoding 17-beta-hydroxysteroid dehydrogenase 14, with protein MPLRYNNKVAVVTGGSRGIGRGIVRVFVENGAKVVFCALEREEGETLEAELNKAGPGSCVFVPCDVSKEDNIKRLIESTVEHYGQIDCLVNNAGWHPPHKTTDDTTAEEFRDLLNLNLIGYFLASKYALPYLRKCQGNIINVASLVATIGQIDAVPYVATKGAIISMTKAMAVDESRHNVRVNCISPGNVLTPLWEELAGKTPDAAATIKAGENSQLMGRMGTEVELGLTALYLAADATFCTGIEMLVSGGAELNYGCKSQIPN; from the exons ATGCCGCTCCGCTACAACAACAAAGTGGCAGTTGTCACGGGAGGATCTAGAGGAATCGGCAGAGGCATCGTCAGAGTGTTTG TGGAGAATGGTGCCAAAGTGGTGTTTTGTGCTTTAGAAC GTGAGGAGGGCGAGACCCTGGAGGCGGAGCTAAACAAAGCAGGGCCCGGTTCCTGCGTGTTTGTACCATGCGATGTCTCCAAAGAGGACAACATCAAG AGACTGATTGAGTCCACAGTGGAGCATTATGGGCAAATCGACTGCCTCGTCAACAATGCTGGATGGC ACCCGCCTCATAAAACCACTGACGACACCACAGCAGAGGAGTTCCGAGACTTGCTGAATCTAAACCTCATCGGCTACTTTTTGGCGTCTAAG tatGCATTGCCATACCTGCGGAAGTGTCAGGGCAACATCATCAATGTTGCCAGTCTGGTGGCAACCATCGGGCAGATTGATGCTGTGCCGTACGTCGCCACCAAG GGGGCGATAATCTCCATGACAAAGGCGATGGCCGTGGATGAGAGTCGCCACAATGTGAGAGTAAACTG catcTCTCCAGGTAACGTGCTGACACCTCTGTGGGAGGAGTTAGCAGGAAAGACTCCAGACGCTGCAGCCACCATTAAAGCAGGAGAGAACTCTCAG CTGATGGGTCGTATGGGAACTGAGGTCGAACTTGGACTGACGGCCTTGTATCTCGCTGCTGATGCTACGTTTTGTACTGGGATAGAGATGCTGGTCAGCGGAGGAGCTGAACTCAACTATGGCTGCAAGAGTCAGATCCCAAACTGA
- the kcna7 gene encoding potassium voltage-gated channel subfamily A member 7: MDNPDSEGGTEGGGDTEKLQAKEVGDEDKRIKDKHNKREQESSESQPSRRCQWRSGWALTERLAINVSGMRYETQLRTLAQFPDSLLGDPQRRLRYFNPLSNELFLDRSRVCFDAILYFYQSGGRLRRPANVPLDVFMEELRFYELGEEIIDRFREDEGFPKEEERPLPTNDMQRCLWMLFEYPESSSGARIIAIISVMVIVISILIFCLETLPEFRNEKEQREQFTLVPHPTIENETILVPPVFDPFQDPFFIVETICIIWFSFELTVRLICAPSKMTFFKDVMNTIDFFAIIPYFVTIGTELAKDKGAQPSVSLALIRVIRLVRVFRIFKLSRHSKGLQILGQTLKASLRELALLIFFLFIGVIIFSSAVYFAEVDRPDTAFTSIPEAFWWAVVSMTTVGYGDMFPETVGGKLVGSMCAIAGVLTISLPVPVIVSNFSYFYHRETECEVTSQYHHVSTLLWEKDKEDDDEEGDEGGLDEEPEFTGDDAPLYGPGTRGICHPLNGTLVTGLWAGQATGDQRGINFYLHEPLVTQV; encoded by the exons ATGGATAATCCAGACAGCgaaggaggaacagagggaggaggagacacagagaaactgcAAGCAAAGGAGGTTGGAGACGAAGACAAGCGAATCAAAGACAAGCATAAcaagagggagcaggagagcagTGAGAGCCAGCCGAGCCGCCGCTGTCAGTGGAGGAGCGGCTGGGCTCTGACCGAACGCCTGGCCATCAATGTGTCAGGGATGCGTTACGAGACCCAGCTCCGCACCCTGGCCCAGTTCCCCGACTCCCTGCTGGGTGACCCCCAACGTCGACTACGCTACTTCAACCCCCTGAGCAATGAGCTCTTCCTGGACAGGAGCCGCGTCTGCTTCGATGCCATCCTGTACTTCTACCAGTCAGGCGGGAGGCTGCGGAGGCCTGCCAACGTCCCCCTGGACGTGTTCATGGAGGAGCTGCGCTTCTACGAGCTCGGCGAGGAGATCATCGACCGCTTCAGGGAGGACGAAGGCTTCcccaaggaggaggagaggccgtTACCCACCAATGACATGCAGCGGTGCCTCTGGATGCTGTTTGAGTATCCGGAGTCCTCGAGTGGAGCTCGCATCATCGCCATCATCAGTGTCATGGTGATTGTCATCTCCATTCTCATCTTCTGCCTGGAGACGCTGCCCGAGTTCAGGAatgagaaggagcagagggag CAATTCACCCTCGTACCTCACCCCACCATAGAGAACGAAACCATCTTGGTCCCACCTGTCTTCGATCCCTTCCAAGACCCTTTCTTCATCGTGGAGACGATTTGCATCATCTGGTTCTCATTCGAACTCACTGTGCGCTTAATCTGCGCTCCGAGCAAGATGACCTTCTTCAAAGACGTCATGAACACCATCGACTTCTTCGCCATCATTCCTTATTTCGTCACCATTGGCACCGAGCTGGCCAAGGACAAAGGCGCGCAGCCCTCCGTGTCTCTGGCCCTCATCCGGGTCATCAGGCTGGTCAGGGTCTTCAGGATCTTCAAGCTCTCTCGTCACTCGAAGGGCCTCCAGATCCTGGGTCAGACACTGAAGGCCAGCCTCAGGGAGCTCGCCCtgctcatcttcttcctcttcatagGCGTCATCATCTTTTCCAGCGCTGTCTACTTTGCTGAGGTGGACAGGCCTGACACGGCGTTCACCAGCATCCCTGAGGCTTTCTGGTGGGCGGTGGTGTCCATGACAACAGTTGGCTACGGGGACATGTTCCCGGAGACGGTTGGGGGAAAGCTGGTGGGTTCCATGTGCGCCATTGCCGGCGTGCTTACCATCTCGTTGCCAGTGCCCGTCATCGTGTCCAACTTCAGCTACTTTtaccacagagagacagagtgtgagGTAACCTCACAGTACCATCATGTGTCCACATTGCTGTGGGAAAAGGACAAAGAGGACGAtgatgaggagggagatgagggcGGATTGGATGAGGAGCCTGAATTCACAGGAGATGACGCACCTCTGTATGGGCCGGGCACTAGGGGCATCTGCCATCCGCTCAATGGGACTCTTGTGACAGGTCTTTGGGCTGGACAAGCGACTGGCGATCAGAGAGGAATAAACTTCTATCTTCATGAACCTCTGGTCACTCAGGTCTGA